One Thermococcus sp. MV5 genomic region harbors:
- a CDS encoding DNA topoisomerase IV subunit A, whose translation MLKREKPKERFSYDPKKVLKQLENFGKKVLEEIVAGKNPFIDVPTRGLSNVYFDERDRLIKMGNKTSRRYLFHVAHARKFMQTLLIAAYIKRLVSEGKHASLREAYYANKHTIPGTKENTFEDQSESDPVIEDLERMFGVLREEMHITADRRGYIYGDIVIRDGEDEFNASKLGMGGWAVPGTVEHIEFPEINVDYVLVVETAAMADRLIEEKYPKKEKALVVATQGQASRGVRRLIHRLHYEEGLPIIVFTDGDPYGWYIYSTIKQGSINLAYLSEKLATPEAKFVGMTMDDIKHYGLENVTEKLKGIPPNKRGGPTGDYKRIVEEMSYPWFQNKEWQRQLKLALSWGVRIEQQALANKSLEFVAREYLPEKIDKEELLP comes from the coding sequence ATGCTTAAACGCGAGAAACCAAAAGAGAGGTTTAGCTATGATCCTAAGAAAGTCCTCAAACAGCTTGAGAATTTTGGAAAAAAAGTACTCGAAGAAATAGTTGCAGGAAAGAATCCCTTCATAGACGTTCCTACCAGAGGACTTAGCAATGTATACTTTGATGAAAGAGATCGTTTGATTAAAATGGGGAATAAAACGTCAAGAAGATACCTCTTTCACGTAGCACATGCAAGGAAATTTATGCAGACCCTTCTAATAGCAGCTTACATAAAAAGACTTGTAAGTGAGGGTAAACACGCAAGCTTGAGAGAAGCCTATTATGCAAACAAGCACACTATTCCTGGAACTAAAGAAAACACATTTGAGGATCAGAGCGAAAGTGATCCCGTTATAGAGGATTTAGAGAGAATGTTCGGAGTTCTTAGAGAGGAAATGCACATAACAGCAGATAGAAGAGGATACATTTATGGAGACATAGTTATTAGGGACGGAGAGGACGAGTTTAATGCCTCAAAGCTTGGTATGGGTGGATGGGCAGTACCTGGGACCGTTGAGCACATAGAATTTCCGGAGATTAATGTTGATTATGTGCTTGTAGTAGAGACAGCAGCTATGGCAGATAGGCTAATTGAAGAAAAATATCCAAAGAAGGAGAAGGCTCTAGTAGTTGCAACTCAGGGACAGGCTTCTCGTGGTGTCAGGCGTTTGATTCATAGACTTCACTACGAAGAAGGACTTCCAATAATTGTTTTCACTGACGGTGACCCTTACGGATGGTACATCTACTCCACAATAAAGCAAGGCTCAATAAATCTCGCTTATCTTAGCGAAAAGCTTGCCACTCCCGAAGCAAAATTTGTGGGAATGACTATGGATGATATAAAACACTATGGTCTTGAAAACGTCACAGAAAAACTCAAAGGAATTCCTCCTAATAAGAGAGGTGGACCAACTGGGGATTATAAGCGTATCGTAGAAGAAATGAGTTATCCTTGGTTCCAGAACAAGGAATGGCAAAGGCAACTTAAATTGGCCCTTAGTTGGGGGGTGAGGATTGAACAACAAGCTCTAGCCAATAAGAGTTTAGAATTCGTTGCTCGGGAATACCTCCCAGAGAAAATTGATAAAGAGGAGTTACTTCCATGA
- the top6B gene encoding DNA topoisomerase VI subunit B: MANSEANKLFKEFKIQSVSEFFRRNAAMLGYTGKVRSFTTLIHEAVTNSLDACEEAGILPYVRVEIEELGSEYYKIIVEDNGPGIPEKFIAHVFGKMLAGTKAHRNIQSRGQQGIGISGAVMFAQITSGKATRVITSTGGEDIIEAWVGIDVEKNEGKIFKKTKHSNPTGWRGTRIEMEVKDVRYIRSKQGPYWYLKLTAIANPHAHIELIEPDGKLIVFPRSSDKVPEPPEEMKPHPKGVMTDDIYRMAKRTTRTTVRTLLIGGFSRISDKKIDELVRYITALRLIKGEEEQSVREQLLKRLTEGEVDRIIASFGKKGKKVLKDVRKIMEKPPEKLTWHEAEEIVEAFKYMNFLAPPTHGLRPIGEENIEKGLTGILRPEFVTAVSRSPKVYRGGIPFQVEVGLAFGGELSSGFDLLRYANRVPLLFDAGSCVITSAARSIDWKRYRVDDIDRAPLVLLVNVISVHVPYTSTGKQSVANEEEIYEEIRLAIMEAARRLAKYLGGKHRKLYQVKRRKTFEKYVPEVSKALSVLTGISEEEIKDMLVMMIEKKFETIEEQTVEAEGNA, from the coding sequence ATGGCGAATTCTGAGGCAAATAAGCTGTTTAAGGAATTTAAAATACAGAGTGTCAGTGAGTTCTTTAGAAGAAATGCTGCAATGCTAGGTTACACTGGAAAAGTGCGTTCTTTTACGACCTTGATCCACGAGGCTGTGACAAATTCTTTGGATGCCTGTGAGGAAGCGGGAATACTACCATACGTTAGAGTTGAGATAGAAGAGCTTGGTTCAGAGTACTACAAAATAATCGTAGAAGATAATGGGCCTGGGATCCCAGAGAAATTTATTGCACACGTTTTTGGTAAAATGCTAGCTGGTACAAAGGCTCATAGAAATATTCAAAGCAGGGGACAGCAAGGTATTGGTATTAGTGGGGCAGTTATGTTTGCTCAAATTACAAGTGGAAAAGCTACTAGAGTTATTACTTCCACCGGTGGAGAAGATATAATTGAGGCTTGGGTGGGTATTGATGTAGAGAAGAACGAAGGGAAAATTTTCAAGAAAACAAAACACTCAAATCCAACTGGTTGGAGAGGTACAAGAATAGAGATGGAGGTTAAAGATGTTCGTTATATTCGATCTAAACAGGGTCCCTACTGGTATTTAAAGCTCACTGCTATAGCTAATCCTCACGCGCATATTGAACTCATAGAACCTGATGGGAAGTTGATAGTTTTCCCAAGAAGTAGTGATAAGGTTCCAGAACCTCCAGAGGAAATGAAGCCACATCCCAAAGGTGTTATGACTGATGATATATACAGGATGGCTAAAAGGACTACGAGAACCACTGTGAGGACTCTGCTTATAGGAGGATTTTCAAGAATAAGTGACAAGAAAATCGATGAGTTAGTGAGGTATATAACTGCTTTGAGGCTTATAAAGGGAGAAGAAGAGCAGAGTGTCAGAGAACAACTTCTAAAAAGGCTCACTGAAGGAGAGGTGGATAGAATAATAGCCAGTTTTGGGAAGAAGGGGAAGAAGGTTCTTAAAGATGTTAGAAAGATCATGGAAAAACCTCCAGAAAAACTCACTTGGCATGAAGCAGAGGAGATTGTTGAAGCATTTAAATACATGAACTTTTTAGCACCTCCTACTCATGGACTTCGACCAATTGGAGAAGAAAACATAGAAAAAGGACTTACTGGAATTTTAAGGCCTGAATTTGTAACTGCTGTGAGTAGATCACCGAAGGTTTATCGTGGTGGTATCCCATTCCAAGTTGAAGTTGGACTTGCCTTTGGTGGGGAGTTAAGCAGTGGCTTTGATCTCTTAAGGTATGCAAACAGAGTCCCCTTGTTGTTTGATGCGGGTTCGTGTGTGATAACTTCCGCAGCAAGGAGTATTGATTGGAAGCGTTATAGGGTAGATGATATAGATAGAGCTCCATTAGTGCTCTTAGTGAACGTAATCAGTGTTCATGTTCCATATACATCAACTGGAAAACAGAGTGTTGCAAATGAAGAGGAAATCTACGAAGAGATAAGACTTGCAATAATGGAAGCAGCGAGGAGGCTTGCAAAGTACTTAGGTGGAAAACACCGCAAGCTCTACCAAGTTAAAAGAAGAAAGACCTTTGAAAAGTATGTGCCTGAGGTTTCAAAAGCCTTGAGCGTACTTACTGGCATATCTGAAGAGGAGATTAAAGATATGCTAGTCATGATGATTGAGAAAAAATTTGAAACAATAGAAGAACAAACCGTGGAGGCTGAAGGGAATGCTTAA
- a CDS encoding KH domain-containing protein: protein MDEFEEKLKKYEYVDKEGNRERSFEIEEFVAFGEQEEFVRIPKERIGVVIGKKGETKKKIEDATKTKIEIDSNTGEVFITSTEKTDDPLAVWKARDIVLAIGRGFSPKRAFRLLNEGEVLEVVDLTDVIVGNEKNALPRVRGRIIGRKGRTREIIEEMSGTDISVYGKTVAIIGNPIQVQIAKTAIEKLVKGSPHGTVYKYLERRKKDLELEGGMYYGEF, encoded by the coding sequence ATGGATGAATTTGAAGAAAAACTGAAAAAATATGAGTATGTGGATAAAGAGGGAAATAGAGAGAGATCTTTTGAGATCGAGGAGTTTGTTGCATTTGGTGAGCAAGAAGAGTTTGTGAGAATTCCCAAAGAGAGAATTGGAGTGGTTATTGGTAAAAAAGGTGAGACAAAGAAAAAGATTGAAGATGCTACAAAGACAAAAATAGAAATTGATAGTAACACCGGGGAGGTGTTCATCACATCTACAGAAAAGACGGATGATCCCTTGGCAGTATGGAAAGCTAGAGACATAGTTCTTGCTATTGGAAGAGGTTTTTCTCCAAAACGTGCGTTTAGGCTTTTAAATGAAGGGGAAGTACTTGAGGTAGTTGATTTGACCGATGTCATTGTGGGGAATGAGAAAAATGCCCTTCCACGAGTTAGAGGAAGGATCATTGGAAGAAAGGGGAGAACTAGGGAGATCATAGAAGAAATGAGTGGCACAGATATAAGTGTTTATGGAAAGACAGTTGCAATTATTGGAAATCCAATCCAAGTCCAGATAGCAAAAACTGCGATTGAAAAGCTTGTCAAAGGTTCTCCCCATGGGACCGTTTACAAATATCTAGAAAGAAGAAAGAAAGACCTAGAGCTCGAAGGAGGTATGTATTATGGCGAATTCTGA
- a CDS encoding serine protein kinase RIO, with protein sequence MGDKDIDRKISQILGLDERREKDSELYKVFSEVFDKTTIDTLAYFRRRGKIEHLLGVISTGKEANVFKAIDGDGNYVVVKVYRTYTTEFRRIWEYLAADPRIGYLPKDIRKLVFVWTRREFKNLQRAMKYAIRAPEPIAFGNNVLIMEYIGDEYPAPRLKDIERELDKKEFEELYEFAMGSIEKLWKRGDMVHGDLSEYNILIWEKPVIIDWSQATVKRNRMALTLLRRDLRNIINYFAKKGVNVEDLDEKFRELSGD encoded by the coding sequence ATGGGAGATAAAGATATTGACAGAAAGATTTCCCAGATTTTAGGACTAGATGAACGTAGAGAAAAAGATAGTGAGCTTTATAAAGTATTTAGTGAGGTATTTGACAAAACAACAATTGATACGCTTGCGTATTTTCGTAGAAGGGGGAAAATAGAACATCTACTAGGCGTGATTTCCACAGGGAAAGAGGCAAATGTGTTTAAGGCTATTGACGGCGATGGTAATTATGTTGTCGTTAAGGTTTACCGAACGTATACCACAGAATTCAGAAGAATATGGGAATACCTAGCTGCAGATCCGAGAATAGGATATCTACCGAAAGACATAAGGAAACTAGTATTTGTATGGACGAGAAGAGAGTTTAAAAATTTACAAAGAGCAATGAAATATGCAATAAGGGCTCCAGAGCCTATAGCATTTGGTAACAATGTCCTGATAATGGAATATATAGGAGATGAATATCCAGCCCCGAGATTAAAGGATATTGAACGAGAGCTCGATAAAAAAGAATTTGAAGAACTTTATGAATTTGCAATGGGGTCTATTGAAAAGCTTTGGAAGAGAGGAGACATGGTTCATGGGGATCTGAGTGAGTATAATATACTGATTTGGGAGAAACCTGTGATAATTGATTGGTCCCAGGCAACTGTGAAAAGAAATAGAATGGCTTTAACACTGCTTCGCAGGGATTTGAGAAACATAATTAATTATTTCGCTAAAAAAGGAGTCAACGTTGAGGATCTTGATGAAAAGTTTAGAGAGCTTTCGGGTGATTAG
- the eif1A gene encoding translation initiation factor eIF-1A, translating into MRRKDKNRTVEGEEVIRVPLPKDNQVFGIVEQALGSGWMDVRCSDGKIRRCRIPGRFRRRMWIKIGDVVVVEPWEVQSDERGDIVYRYTRTQVDWLLRKKKITQEFLSGGLTL; encoded by the coding sequence ATGCGAAGGAAGGATAAAAATAGGACTGTTGAGGGTGAAGAGGTTATTAGAGTCCCTCTTCCAAAGGATAACCAGGTATTTGGGATAGTGGAGCAGGCCCTAGGTTCAGGATGGATGGATGTTAGATGTTCTGATGGAAAGATAAGAAGGTGCAGAATTCCTGGTAGGTTCAGAAGAAGGATGTGGATTAAGATTGGTGATGTGGTAGTTGTGGAGCCGTGGGAAGTTCAAAGTGATGAGAGAGGAGATATAGTCTATCGTTATACAAGAACCCAAGTGGATTGGCTCCTCAGAAAGAAAAAGATCACCCAGGAATTCCTTAGCGGTGGTCTAACATTGTGA